The DNA region caAAATTTTGTGCAGGTAAAAAGCTTGATATATTACCAAAAAGTGTAGATGACACAGGCGGAGTACTACCAGAAGAACTACTAAAAAGAGGACTAAAAGGTGTGGAACTTTCCGAATGtacattattattgtaGCTTCCTGTTTCCTTACTGCCATTTTCCATAGTATGATCTTTACTAGATTGCTTTGATTCACCTTGTTCATTCTGTTGCTGCTGTCTTCTGACAGAATCCTGTATAACTTTCTGATCTTGAgcaaaaatttgtttcaattgtaATTGTACCTGCCTTAAAGCATCCTGTGAAAGTTTTTCTCTCTGTAAACTTTGTTTTAATTGTGATAACacattcaatttcataagTAACTTCTCATCATTTGGTAGATTTCTTAGTCTTTCATTGGTAAGGACAGTTAACTTATCAATATCTctcaataataatggaacCGTTGGAGTTGGTAattttaattgaaaattcttttgatgTAATGCACTTGCCTTTATTAAAAACTTTTCTATTCTTTCTAGTGCAGCTCCTTCAAATAAGGGACCACCTGTAGCTTCATTAGGAGTCATCCAAGTCTTGAACATATTAATCAGTTTACTTCTTGTATTGTTGTCCACTAGCAAATAAgtctttttatataaactAAACAAATTTCTACTAAAATAGATTGTATATGGAGAACCAGCATTTTTACAAATGGAATCCACTGCGTAAAATGCGTATAATTTCTGACCAGGGACACATTTATCGATTCTATTTTCCAGAGCATCAACGAAATACTGTGAATAcgatatattttcttcagcaaTCTTTGTTATAGTGGTGATGATTGGTCTTGAATTGAATgtcaattcttcaagaataCTGGTAAAATCTTTCACTATACGCTCTGCTTCTGGGTCCATTACAATCAATACTAGTCAGACGAAACCAAAGGGAGGGATAGTAACTTGGAAGGCACTTAAACAGGGTCTTAAAACGATAGAaccaataattttaatgaGAGTGTAAAATAGCTGTTCTCTCTATACATctcaatattgaatttaaaaaaaaatcaactGCAAGCGAAGATGAAGCTTACCCGACTGGTTACATATAATAGTCACGTGAATAAGTTTACATACTAAGATAGCTCGAGGTTACATACTTATATAATGGTTGGATCTGGAAGTCTCTTAAAGCATGCGACGTATTTGGCACCTTGTTTTCTCGCGACCTTTTTACCTTCTTCAGTGGCATTTCTCATGATGGATACACATTTATCGGTTGTTTCCCATTCTTCGTTCAATCTTTCAAACAATGGATGCTCAGTGAGATGCTTGACCATCCAGTTATGTAAATCTTCCACGTCTGTAATGGTGTAAACAACCCCACCTTCCTTTAACACGTAGGCATATTCACTCAGAAGAGTGTCTGTAATGATTCTGGCTTTGTGTTTTCTCTGTTTGAAATGTGGATCTGGGAAACAAAAGAACATCTTTTCCAATTGAGCCTTTTCGAagaaatttggtaaaaatttcataGCATTACCTCTAATGACGTTAacattttgatatttccCAATATGATTGTTTCTCAACGCAATGATTCTATCCTCTACATAGTTCGTCACTTGCACACGGATCTCCATACCGAGCATCAAGTTTTCAGGGAACTCCGGAGAAAGATCCACAAGTAACCCACCAAATCCACAACCTATATCGGCAATGGTAACTTTCTTGGTCATTTCTTTAGTCTCATCGTTATAATAATACGGATACAATTTACCCCAGTTCATATCGCCCGGACACGATGGATATTCCAACTGATGATCTGAGAATGGATTTGAATGCGCTCTTTGTCTGTAgaacttcttctttggtaAATCCATCTTTTTACCCTTCGTGCTAGTCACTGTACTTTCATCGATCTTGACATGTTTCAACTCCTTACGATTCTCTTCTTTGTTCACACGGTAAGCATAACGCTTTGAACCGGGATCCTGCGACAATGGTCCAGTCTTCATCCTCACACACTAACAGTTCTATATCCACTACGACCAGCCAAAcaactgaagaagaataaatcGATgctcatcaatttttttgctaatttttttttgttgtcACCAGAAAATTTGCCAGAGGGAACTGCGAGATGTGATATTTTACATATTGAAAGCGTATGTTGGTCCTACGAGCGATTCTTAGTGACACCCAGTATCTCGTACTTTGACTATTGGAACGTTAGTATGTACAACACTGGGATGCCATCATAAATactttgaattcatcatcaatgTGACTCAGTTACCATTGAAATTGCACTGTCAGAACAAGTGGGCTAGATGTTGTACCGCATCTGGTCACGTTTCTTTGTGTCTTTCGCCACGCATGTGCATGCTGCTaaagcaagaaaataaattgacTCGTTGTTGTAAGTGTAAATAAAACCAAAACTTCACAAGATACGTAATTAAAAGACAGCAAGGTTGCTCATGTCTAGTAATCTACCAACACCTGAACGGTTGCCACCTCACCTCTCTGAATTTTCGTCCATAGTAAACAATACACAGCTGGAGATCTCGACTAACGGCACCCCCAAGACTGTCAGCAATGTCGACGTGACAACTCCCTTCCAGAGATTGAGTGTATCGCAGAACAGTCGTCGTCCCTCAAGTATTAACTCTGTGGGATCATCTATTGCGGATTTAGAGACCCTGATAACGCAGAAGGACGTGAAGAGTACTAAGGAAACCCTTAAGAATTTAGCTCAGGCAAGTGCCAGGTATCACAAGTCTCTTACGGAAAATTCACAAGATTCTGGCGATATTGCCCATTTACTAGAGAAATTGGCTAAATTGAAAGGTTGTAATGATGATACTTCtatgaaattattgagTTCTAGTGGGTTATTCCATTTAATTTCGAATCATCAATTGATACttgcaaaaattataaagGACACTTTAGTGAATAATAACATATTGAgtgaatttgatgaagactctaaaaaattgtattcTGAATTTAAATTGAAGAACAAGCAGGAGAATgctaatttgaaaagaagggAACGTGTTAATTCCAAGTTACTTAAGAAAcatgataaaaatttggtttCCTACAGAGATAGTTTAAATTCTTTACAGGATCAATTGAATGTAATTGAAACGTTAAggttcaattttttcaaggaTTCCTATGATTTAGTCGATAGGACGAGCGCCCACgtattaaagaattttgcAGATGTCTCAATGGCACAGATTGAACTGTTTGAAAATATAGCTCGTAAAGGCTGGTCCGGTGGTGGATTAGACGATTTATTGATCGGTGCTGACGATATGTTTAGCAAATCTGCTGTAGGTGAAGATGAACAAGGagatgaaagaaatgaagatgaagctGAATGTAGTACTAATATCACGACAGGAAGTGTGCCGACTATGAAAAGTAATGTTTCAAACTTTAGAAAGGATTCTGTTCCAACGAGTACTTCAAGCAATGATAACGACAATACCaatgaagaacaagaagaagaggagggggaaaatgaggaagatgaCATTTACAATAATTCGTTTTCTTTACCGTTGACGCATGGTGATGAACCATATAACGAAAATACCAATCCAGATGAACTTGATTCCATAgataaatcatcaaatttgtaaACATAAATAGACactatataaatattttcaatcaCCAGACTTTATACCAAGGCTTAGTATCATTGGAAATATCGTTGGGATGTTTATCCCAATCTTTCTTCAGTGCTTCAA from Kazachstania africana CBS 2517 chromosome 5, complete genome includes:
- the TRM8 gene encoding tRNA (guanine46-N7)-methyltransferase (similar to Saccharomyces cerevisiae TRM8 (YDL201W); ancestral locus Anc_8.448), with product MKTGPLSQDPGSKRYAYRVNKEENRKELKHVKIDESTVTSTKGKKMDLPKKKFYRQRAHSNPFSDHQLEYPSCPGDMNWGKLYPYYYNDETKEMTKKVTIADIGCGFGGLLVDLSPEFPENLMLGMEIRVQVTNYVEDRIIALRNNHIGKYQNVNVIRGNAMKFLPNFFEKAQLEKMFFCFPDPHFKQRKHKARIITDTLLSEYAYVLKEGGVVYTITDVEDLHNWMVKHLTEHPLFERLNEEWETTDKCVSIMRNATEEGKKVARKQGAKYVACFKRLPDPTII
- the PCF11 gene encoding Pcf11p (similar to Saccharomyces cerevisiae PCF11 (YDR228C); ancestral locus Anc_8.444), with amino-acid sequence MDPEAERIVKDFTSILEELTFNSRPIITTITKIAEENISYSQYFVDALENRIDKCVPGQKLYAFYAVDSICKNAGSPYTIYFSRNLFSLYKKTYLLVDNNTRSKLINMFKTWMTPNEATGGPLFEGAALERIEKFLIKASALHQKNFQLKLPTPTVPLLLRDIDKLTVLTNERLRNLPNDEKLLMKLNVLSQLKQSLQREKLSQDALRQVQLQLKQIFAQDQKVIQDSVRRQQQQNEQGESKQSSKDHTMENGSKETGSYNNNVHSESSTPFSPLFSSSSGSTPPVSSTLFGNISSFLPAQNFAEIERSNKISSLNKLYESLNEEGLLYEPPKESVVTLYNKLNKDSELSSINDTVKNLPPISTLQNILFDCKAYFSTVNINVSNIPSLQFNQQNIANKNPLVTNSLINLLYRVKSNKCSTCGKRFGNAPEEKKLYNEHLDWHFRINNRIKGSSVSSTSASLAAAANKNIQSRNWYLSALEWINFKDDFIVSTKEVVDEDRQTNSQNNRAGIVTLPSGGKISSATGSNVSEESLYNKFVAVPESSVDMTFKCPICKDVVSSVYDEESGEWIWKNTVSIDGKYFHATCYHETSKNSR
- the IVY1 gene encoding Ivy1p (similar to Saccharomyces cerevisiae IVY1 (YDR229W); ancestral locus Anc_8.450), which translates into the protein MSSNLPTPERLPPHLSEFSSIVNNTQLEISTNGTPKTVSNVDVTTPFQRLSVSQNSRRPSSINSVGSSIADLETLITQKDVKSTKETLKNLAQASARYHKSLTENSQDSGDIAHLLEKLAKLKGCNDDTSMKLLSSSGLFHLISNHQLILAKIIKDTLVNNNILSEFDEDSKKLYSEFKLKNKQENANLKRRERVNSKLLKKHDKNLVSYRDSLNSLQDQLNVIETLRFNFFKDSYDLVDRTSAHVLKNFADVSMAQIELFENIARKGWSGGGLDDLLIGADDMFSKSAVGEDEQGDERNEDEAECSTNITTGSVPTMKSNVSNFRKDSVPTSTSSNDNDNTNEEQEEEEGENEEDDIYNNSFSLPLTHGDEPYNENTNPDELDSIDKSSNL